One region of Streptomyces subrutilus genomic DNA includes:
- a CDS encoding sensor histidine kinase — protein MRWALVKVCLAVTAMVVVAFAVPLGLVVREMASDRAFSNAERQAATIGPTLSITTDPVQLLKAVESTQMGAARRMAVHVPAIGDSPPVDIGEGRAGAHAVAETRRIGRATTASVPGGGSALLQPTALGSGDIAVVEVFVPESEVSNGVTTAWLILAGVGAALIVGSVGVADRLGARLVRPAERLADAAHQLGEGRLGARVPEDGPKELRSAAAAFNAMADQVVELLANERELAADLSHRLRTPLTVLRLNAASLGEGPAADQTREAVEQLEREVDTIIRTAREQRPPAAAGAGAGCDASEVIRDRMAFWSALAEDEGREVRLAGVDRTVRIPVARPELAAALDAMLGNVFRHTPEGTPFAVDVHDASDAVIVLVSDAGPGIADPDAALRRGNDGGRDGSTGLGLDIVRRVAESTGGDVRLGRSVLGGTEVRVWIGLDGWTRGGAGGVRARRGRRKRRSN, from the coding sequence GGCCTTCGCCGTACCGCTGGGGCTGGTGGTGCGGGAGATGGCCAGCGACCGGGCGTTCTCCAACGCCGAGCGGCAGGCGGCCACCATCGGGCCGACCCTGTCCATCACCACCGACCCGGTGCAGTTGCTCAAGGCCGTGGAGTCCACGCAGATGGGCGCGGCCCGGCGGATGGCCGTCCACGTGCCCGCGATCGGCGACAGCCCGCCCGTGGACATCGGCGAGGGCCGGGCGGGCGCGCACGCCGTGGCGGAGACCCGGCGGATCGGCCGGGCCACGACGGCCTCGGTGCCCGGCGGGGGCTCGGCGCTGCTCCAGCCGACCGCGCTCGGGTCCGGCGACATCGCGGTGGTGGAGGTGTTCGTACCGGAGAGCGAGGTCAGCAACGGGGTCACCACCGCCTGGCTGATCCTTGCGGGCGTCGGGGCGGCGCTGATCGTGGGTTCGGTCGGGGTCGCCGACCGGCTCGGCGCCCGGCTGGTACGGCCGGCCGAGCGGCTCGCGGACGCGGCGCACCAGCTGGGCGAGGGCCGGCTCGGGGCGCGGGTTCCGGAGGACGGCCCGAAGGAACTGCGCTCGGCGGCGGCCGCCTTCAACGCGATGGCGGACCAGGTGGTGGAACTCCTCGCCAACGAACGGGAGCTGGCCGCCGACCTCTCGCACCGCCTGCGCACACCGCTGACGGTGCTGCGGCTCAACGCCGCCTCGCTCGGCGAGGGCCCGGCCGCCGACCAGACCCGCGAGGCCGTGGAGCAGCTGGAACGGGAGGTCGACACGATCATCCGTACGGCCCGCGAACAGCGCCCGCCCGCCGCCGCGGGGGCCGGCGCCGGCTGCGACGCCTCCGAGGTCATCCGCGACCGGATGGCCTTCTGGTCGGCGCTCGCGGAGGACGAGGGCCGCGAGGTGCGGCTCGCGGGAGTGGACCGTACGGTACGGATCCCCGTGGCGCGGCCCGAACTCGCCGCGGCCCTCGACGCCATGCTCGGCAACGTCTTCCGGCACACCCCCGAGGGCACCCCCTTCGCGGTGGACGTCCACGACGCCTCGGACGCGGTCATCGTGCTCGTCTCGGACGCGGGCCCCGGCATCGCCGACCCGGACGCCGCCCTGCGCCGCGGCAACGACGGCGGACGCGACGGCTCGACCGGCCTCGGCCTGGACATCGTGCGCCGGGTCGCGGAGTCGACGGGCGGTGACGTCCGGCTGGGGCGCTCGGTGCTCGGCGGCACCGAGGTACGGGTCTGGATCGGCCTGGACGGCTGGACCCGCGGCG